In Thermodesulforhabdaceae bacterium, the following proteins share a genomic window:
- a CDS encoding energy transducer TonB, whose protein sequence is MLFRFNLNERNVSILAFIISFSLHSLVFGVVGINKGWRNGGIQKEPVPIELVAVKKEEPVQEVPPPKIEEPEPPPPKENPSEPVAEKELEKTVSRPLPPPPPKKEAKKAPVAEKKGHTPRISPLIAKQYDKPDLEGMTVPPVPADQKLENAPPAVIPEPVMGKMLGKGTGADEDTSGMIKEVAFGSNQGPSFKNMVKPEYPEFARRLGQEGYVLLKVLVDETGRVKKAEVVKSAGRAFDEAALEAIKRSTFYPAREKGVPIPCYVKIPIRFQLVQR, encoded by the coding sequence TTGCTCTTCAGGTTCAACCTAAATGAAAGGAATGTTAGTATATTAGCATTCATTATTTCTTTTAGCCTTCACAGCTTGGTTTTTGGCGTTGTCGGGATTAATAAAGGCTGGCGGAATGGAGGAATTCAAAAAGAACCGGTTCCCATAGAGTTGGTTGCTGTCAAAAAGGAGGAACCTGTTCAGGAAGTGCCACCACCCAAAATTGAGGAACCTGAACCTCCACCACCTAAAGAAAATCCTTCTGAGCCTGTGGCAGAAAAGGAGTTGGAAAAGACCGTCTCTCGTCCGCTTCCACCACCTCCTCCAAAGAAAGAAGCTAAAAAGGCACCTGTCGCCGAAAAGAAAGGACATACTCCCCGTATTTCACCGCTTATCGCTAAGCAATATGATAAACCCGATCTCGAAGGAATGACGGTTCCACCGGTTCCAGCAGATCAAAAGCTAGAAAATGCTCCTCCTGCGGTTATACCCGAGCCAGTTATGGGTAAAATGCTAGGGAAAGGCACAGGGGCAGATGAAGATACATCAGGAATGATTAAAGAAGTGGCTTTTGGAAGTAACCAGGGGCCTTCTTTCAAAAACATGGTTAAACCAGAATACCCTGAATTTGCAAGAAGGTTAGGACAGGAAGGCTATGTGCTCCTTAAGGTTCTTGTTGATGAAACAGGGCGAGTAAAAAAAGCTGAGGTAGTAAAAAGTGCAGGAAGAGCTTTTGATGAGGCAGCCCTTGAGGCAATTAAAAGATCCACTTTTTATCCAGCCAGAGAAAAGGGCGTGCCTATACCTTGTTACGTCAAAATTCCTATAAGATTCCAGCTTGTTCAGCGGTGA
- a CDS encoding biopolymer transporter ExbD, which yields MKRDEELITEINVIPLVDIVLVILIIFLLVAQIMGPSVFKVKLPEADNADASKMSPVTVWINQEGQLALNGYGVTKEELIESIKKFREENEDLQVIVSADERVYYGDAVRILDILRGEGVKRLALQVQPK from the coding sequence TATCCCTCTTGTCGATATCGTTCTCGTCATCCTCATTATCTTTCTTCTTGTGGCTCAGATTATGGGCCCATCCGTTTTTAAGGTTAAACTCCCGGAAGCGGATAACGCCGATGCATCCAAAATGTCGCCCGTTACCGTCTGGATAAATCAAGAAGGTCAACTTGCCCTTAATGGTTACGGTGTTACAAAGGAAGAACTTATAGAAAGCATAAAAAAGTTTCGAGAAGAAAACGAAGACCTTCAGGTGATTGTTTCCGCTGATGAGCGGGTTTACTACGGCGATGCCGTAAGAATTTTGGACATTTTAAGAGGAGAGGGGGTGAAGAGGCTTGCTCTTCAGGTTCAACCTAAATGA